The Fusobacteriaceae bacterium sequence CCATACAGTGCGGCAATCTGGGCTTGACGGAAAAATACTGGCGGCAGATCGCCGACAATACGAATGGACAATATTTCCGAATCGCCCAGGACGGCGGAACCAGGGCCGTGACGACTCCCTACGACGAGCAGTTGCGCTCGCTGGGGGATGAAATCGACCGGGTGTATATCCCCTTCGGCAAGGAAGAGGAGCGGGCCGTGGCCATTATGGCGGCGGCCGACAGGCTGGGCCGCATCAAAAGCGGCAGTCATCCGGAAGCGGCGGCGGCGCGAACCGTCAACAAGTCCCTGAACCGTCACGCCTATTCTTCCGACGACCTGATCCAGGCCCTGGAAAATAAAGAAATCCGTCTGAAGGACATCGAAAAATCCGAACTGCCTGCGGAGATGCAGGCCATGACCCCCGCGGAGCGGGAAAACTATGTGCAGGGCAAAATCGCCGAGCGCGGCAAAATCCGGGAACAGATCGTTTCGGTCTCACGGAAAAGGGACGCCTGGATCAAAGCCCACGCCGGAGAAAAGGCCGACAGCTTTGATCAGGCCGTATCAGACGCGCTGAAGGAACAGATCAAGTGAAAACAACCCGAATAAAAATGAAAAACCTGCGTCCAAGAAACGCAGGTTTTTTCACGCTCAATTTTCCGAAATCAATTTTTGGATCAGGACAATATGGGCGTCCAGCATTTTTTCCCAGCCATTCTCTCGGTCAAAGAAGACGCTACCGCTGCCGTCATCGCTTTTGGACCGTTCCAGCATGTTGTACTGATGGACATGGGAGGCCAGCACGACATCGGGCCGGATCGTCTTCAGGTATTCCAGCGAGCTCAGAAATTCTTGCTGCAAGGAAAGCGGAAGTCCGTTGGATTCCAATTCGTCCCTCGTCAGGCCGTTTATTCCCAAGCCGCCGTGCATAACGCAGGTGACGGTATTTCCGTTATGGACGGTTTCAATCAGGAATGTCGTCGTACCCGGCGTATGACCGGGGGTAAGGACCGGTTTTACCTTGACGTTTCCGAAGTCCAGAACGCCGTTGTAGTCATAGAATTTGTCAATCCGGAATCTGGGGACAAGATGTTCAAAAAGAATCAGGTCCGGGCGTTCCGTAAAGAAAAAGTGATCTTTTTCGCCGAGCCAGATCTCGCAGTCGGCGTATTCCTGGACGAGCTTTGCCGCGCCGCAGTGGTCAAAATGCCCGTGGGAAAGCAAAAGGGTCTTGATTTTCCCCGGATCAAAGCCAAGGGCGCGGATACTGTCAAAGAGCAGGTAGGCCGTTTCCTGAAAAGCCGTATCGATCAGGACCAGTCCCTTTTCCGTATCGAGCAGAAAACAGGATACATAG is a genomic window containing:
- a CDS encoding MBL fold metallo-hydrolase, with translation MTEENRKRLEELNKKLQNFVDHPWILRHRPFRIVGDVWFVGNNYVSCFLLDTEKGLVLIDTAFQETAYLLFDSIRALGFDPGKIKTLLLSHGHFDHCGAAKLVQEYADCEIWLGEKDHFFFTERPDLILFEHLVPRFRIDKFYDYNGVLDFGNVKVKPVLTPGHTPGTTTFLIETVHNGNTVTCVMHGGLGINGLTRDELESNGLPLSLQQEFLSSLEYLKTIRPDVVLASHVHQYNMLERSKSDDGSGSVFFDRENGWEKMLDAHIVLIQKLISEN